One segment of Carassius auratus strain Wakin chromosome 2, ASM336829v1, whole genome shotgun sequence DNA contains the following:
- the LOC113118785 gene encoding G-protein coupled receptor 54-like, translated as MFPSEDRNSSELLNSSIGNSSMEDMEDEEHPFLTDAWLVPLFFSLIMLVGLIGNSLVIYVISKHRQMRTATNFYIANLAATDIIFLLCCVPFTATLYPLPGWIFGDFMCKFVAFLQQVTVQATCITLTAMSGDRCYVTVYPLKSLHHRTPRVAMIVSICIWIGSFILSIPIFLYQRLEDGYWYGPRKYCMERFPSKTHEKAFILYQFLAVYLLPVITISFCYSFMLKRVGQASVEPVDNNHQVHLLSERTISIRSKISKMVVVIVVLFTICWGPIQIFVLFQSFYPNFKANYATYKIKTWANCMSYANSSINPIVYGFMGASFRKSFRKTFPFLFRHKVRDSSVASRTANAEIKFVATEESNTERK; from the exons ATGTTTCCGAGTGAAGACCGGAACTCAAGTGAGCTGCTGAACAGCTCCATAGGAAACTCCTCTATGGAGGATATGGAGGACGAGGAGCACCCTTTCCTGACGGATGCTTGGCTTGTGCCACTTTTCTTCTCTCTCATCATGCTAGTGGGGCTGATCGGAAACTCACTGGTGATCTATGTCATCTCCAAGCACAGACAGATGAGGACCGCCACTAACTTTTACATTG CTAACTTGGCTGCTACTGACATCATTTTCCTGCTGTGCTGTGTGCCATTCACTGCTACCCTCTACCCTCTGCCTGGCTGGATATTTGGGGACTTCATGTGTAAATTTGTCGCTTTTCTCCAACAG GTGACCGTACAGGCAACATGCATCACTCTTACGGCAATGAGTGGAGATCGTTGCTATGTGACAGTGTATCCTCTGAAATCCCTGCACCATCGAACCCCTCGTGTCGCAATGATTGTTAGCATCTGTATCTGGATCG GTTCCTTTATCCTTTCCATACCAATCTTCCTGTACCAGAGGCTTGAGGATGGCTATTGGTATGGACCAAGAAAATACTGCATGGAGAGGTTTCCATCAAAGACTCACGAGAAAGCTTTCATCCTCTATCAGTTCTTAGCCGTATATCTACTGCCTGTCATTACCATCTCCTTTTGTTATTCCTTCATGCTGAAAAGAGTGGGACAAGCCTCTGTGGAACCAGTGGATAACAACCATCAG GTCCACCTGCTCTCCGAAAGAACAATCTCCATTAGGAGTAAGATTTCCAAAATGGTTGTGGTCATTGTTGTTCTCTTCACCATCTGCTGGGGTCCCATTCAGATCTTTGTCCTGTTCCAATCTTTCTATCCCAACTTCAAGGCCAACTACGCAACATATAAGATCAAGACGTGGGCTAACTGCATGTCCTATGCCAACTCCTCTATCAACCCTATTGTCTACGGATTTATGGGCGCCAGCTTCCGCAAGTCCTTCAGGAAGACCTTCCCCTTCCTCTTCAGACACAAAGTGAGAGACAGCAGTGTTGCCTCTCGCACGGCCAATGCAGAAATAAAGTTTGTAGCAACAGAGGAGAGCAACACTGAGAGGAAATGA